DNA sequence from the Desulfurobacterium indicum genome:
TACCATAACCGCATTTTTTCCTTGAAGTTCTATACCATAAGCCTCAAATATTTTCATAACTCCATACGGAGTGCAGGGCATAAGCCCCTCATCAAAAAGGCCAAGAACAACTTTACCCATATTGACAGGATGAAAACCGTCAACATCCTTAGCAGGGTCAATCAAATTTATTATTTTTTGAGAATCCAAATGTCCCGGCAAAGGGAGTTGAACCAAAATACCGTCAACATCTTGTTGCTCGTTTAATGCAATAATTATATTTTCAAGCTCTTCTTGAGAAATAGAAGCCGGCTTTCTTATACCTATAGAGGTTATACCTATCTCCTCACAGGCTTTTTCTTTATTTCTCACATAAATCTGACTTGCGGGATCCTCTCCTATAAGAACAACAGCTAATGTTGGTGGACGCCCTATACGTTCTTTCAAAACTCCCACTTCCTCTTTTAACTTCTCTTTTATCTTTGCCGCAAGGGCTTTTCCATCAAGAATAGTTGCCATCTTCACCTCTTATGTAAATTTTTTGTATTCTCTCAAAAGAAACTGCTTTTTTACTTTCCAAATCAAGCTCAAAAGAAACACCACATACCTGAATTTTAGACGGTTTCTCCGGAACCTTAAAGCGGACTGGCAACTGCTTGATAAACCTATCGATGCTTTCCGTCAAATCCATACCTATAACAGAATTAACAGCACCGCACATTCCTGCATCTGTTATATACAAAGTACCCTCAGGCAAAAGTCTTAAATCAGCTGTTTGAACATGGGTATGAGTCCCAAAAACAGCACAGGCCCTACCATCAACATAGTAACCAAATGCCTGCTTTTCTGACGTCGCTTCTGCATGAAAATCCACTATAAAAACATCATCGGGAAATTGATCATAAATTTTGTCAAAGGCTTTAAAAGGATTATCAAGACACTCCATATATATTCTACCCATCAAGTTAAGCACCATAACATTAAAACCACCAAATTCAAATCTAATAAAACCCTTTCCAGGAGTTCCTTCGGGATAATTCAACGGACGGAGAATAGGATAGTTATCCATAAAGTTGAAAATCTCCTTTTTATCCCAGGTGTGATTACCCATTGTTATAACATCAACACCTTGAGAAACAAAAGTCTTTGCTATTTTTTCCGTTATTCCAAAACCGGCTGCAGCATTTTCACCGTTTACAATACATAAATCATAACTGTTTCTGTTTTCCTCAAGCCATATCTGAAGCGCCTTTCTACCTGGCCGGCCGGAAATGTCTCCTAAAAAAGCAATCCTTATAACGGATGACAAAACTCACTCCTAAAAGC
Encoded proteins:
- the folD gene encoding bifunctional methylenetetrahydrofolate dehydrogenase/methenyltetrahydrofolate cyclohydrolase FolD codes for the protein MATILDGKALAAKIKEKLKEEVGVLKERIGRPPTLAVVLIGEDPASQIYVRNKEKACEEIGITSIGIRKPASISQEELENIIIALNEQQDVDGILVQLPLPGHLDSQKIINLIDPAKDVDGFHPVNMGKVVLGLFDEGLMPCTPYGVMKIFEAYGIELQGKNAVMVGHSNIVGKPLANMMINKNATVSVCHVYTEDLKSYTLRADILCVATGVPHLIKVDMVKEGAVVIDIGISRVNGKIVGDVDFENVKEKVSAITPVPGGVGPMTIAMLMYNTVKAFKLREGI
- a CDS encoding TIGR00282 family metallophosphoesterase gives rise to the protein MRIAFLGDISGRPGRKALQIWLEENRNSYDLCIVNGENAAAGFGITEKIAKTFVSQGVDVITMGNHTWDKKEIFNFMDNYPILRPLNYPEGTPGKGFIRFEFGGFNVMVLNLMGRIYMECLDNPFKAFDKIYDQFPDDVFIVDFHAEATSEKQAFGYYVDGRACAVFGTHTHVQTADLRLLPEGTLYITDAGMCGAVNSVIGMDLTESIDRFIKQLPVRFKVPEKPSKIQVCGVSFELDLESKKAVSFERIQKIYIRGEDGNYS